From a single Candoia aspera isolate rCanAsp1 chromosome 10, rCanAsp1.hap2, whole genome shotgun sequence genomic region:
- the ECH1 gene encoding delta(3,5)-Delta(2,4)-dienoyl-CoA isomerase, mitochondrial isoform X1: MAAAAAARVVGGLLRRHLSGRPASCRGFRIMASKLQQQQQQFNSLPSYETLKLERVRGKVLHVELNRPEKRNAMNVAFWREMVECFNKIAQDSECHVVVISGAGKMFTSGIDLMDMGSVFLMAEGDDMARKAWNIRKKIRDYQESFTVLEKCPKPIIAAIHGGCIGGGVDLISACDIRYCTQDAWFQVKEVDLGLAADVGTLQRLPRIIGNRSLVNELAFTARKLMAPEAESCGLVSRVFRDQESMLQSAFDLATEIASKSPIAVQGTKINLVYSRDHSVPEGLKYMATWNMSMLQTEDIIKSAQAVMEKKTPKQVVYSKL, from the exons atggcggcggcggcggcggcgcgcgtCGTCGGGGGGCTGCTGCGGAGGC ATCTCTCAGGTCGTCCTGCTTCCTGTCGTGGTTTCAGGATCATGGCATCAAAgctgcagcagcaacagcagcagttcAATTCCTTGCCCAGCTATGAGACCTTGAAGTTGGAACGGGTGCGTGGGAAAGTGCTGCATGTGGAGCTCAACCGTCCCGAGAAAAGGAATGCCATGAACGTAGCCTTTTGGAG AGAGATGGTCGAGTGCTTCAACAAGATTGCCCAGGACTCGGAATGCCACGTGGTGGTGATATCGGGCGCTGGGAAAATGTTTACTTCAG GCATTGACCTCATGGACATGGGCAGTGTTTTCCTGATGGCAGAAGGTGACGACATGGCCCGGAAAGCATGGAACATCCGCAAGAAGATCCGAGACTATCAGGAGTCGTTCACAGTCCTGGAGAAG TGTCCAAAACCCATTATTGCTGCCATTCATGGGGGCTGCATCGGAGGAG GCGTGGATCTCATTTCGGCCTGCGATATCCGCTACTGTACCCAAGATGCTTGGTTCCAGGTTAAG GAAGTGGACCTTGGGCTGGCAGCCGACGTTGGCACGCTGCAGCGTTTGCCACGGATCATTGGGAATCGAAG CCTCGTGAACGAGCTGGCTTTCACTGCCAGGAAGCTGATGGCCCCGGAGGCGGAGAGCTGCGGCCTCGTCAG CCGTGTGTTCCGGGACCAGGAGTCCATGCTGCAGAGCGCCTTTGATCTGGCCACCGAAATTGCCAGCAAGAGCCCAATCGCTGTGCAAGGTACCAAAATCAACCTTGTTTACTCCAGAGACCATTCAGTGCCCGAAGGCTTGAAGTACATG GCCACCTGGAACATGAGCATGCTGCAGACCGAAGACATCATCAAGTCCGCCCAGGCTGTCATGGAGAAGAAGACCCCCAAGCAGGTGGTCTATTCCAAGCTGTAG
- the ECH1 gene encoding delta(3,5)-Delta(2,4)-dienoyl-CoA isomerase, mitochondrial isoform X2, whose translation MASKLQQQQQQFNSLPSYETLKLERVRGKVLHVELNRPEKRNAMNVAFWREMVECFNKIAQDSECHVVVISGAGKMFTSGIDLMDMGSVFLMAEGDDMARKAWNIRKKIRDYQESFTVLEKCPKPIIAAIHGGCIGGGVDLISACDIRYCTQDAWFQVKEVDLGLAADVGTLQRLPRIIGNRSLVNELAFTARKLMAPEAESCGLVSRVFRDQESMLQSAFDLATEIASKSPIAVQGTKINLVYSRDHSVPEGLKYMATWNMSMLQTEDIIKSAQAVMEKKTPKQVVYSKL comes from the exons ATGGCATCAAAgctgcagcagcaacagcagcagttcAATTCCTTGCCCAGCTATGAGACCTTGAAGTTGGAACGGGTGCGTGGGAAAGTGCTGCATGTGGAGCTCAACCGTCCCGAGAAAAGGAATGCCATGAACGTAGCCTTTTGGAG AGAGATGGTCGAGTGCTTCAACAAGATTGCCCAGGACTCGGAATGCCACGTGGTGGTGATATCGGGCGCTGGGAAAATGTTTACTTCAG GCATTGACCTCATGGACATGGGCAGTGTTTTCCTGATGGCAGAAGGTGACGACATGGCCCGGAAAGCATGGAACATCCGCAAGAAGATCCGAGACTATCAGGAGTCGTTCACAGTCCTGGAGAAG TGTCCAAAACCCATTATTGCTGCCATTCATGGGGGCTGCATCGGAGGAG GCGTGGATCTCATTTCGGCCTGCGATATCCGCTACTGTACCCAAGATGCTTGGTTCCAGGTTAAG GAAGTGGACCTTGGGCTGGCAGCCGACGTTGGCACGCTGCAGCGTTTGCCACGGATCATTGGGAATCGAAG CCTCGTGAACGAGCTGGCTTTCACTGCCAGGAAGCTGATGGCCCCGGAGGCGGAGAGCTGCGGCCTCGTCAG CCGTGTGTTCCGGGACCAGGAGTCCATGCTGCAGAGCGCCTTTGATCTGGCCACCGAAATTGCCAGCAAGAGCCCAATCGCTGTGCAAGGTACCAAAATCAACCTTGTTTACTCCAGAGACCATTCAGTGCCCGAAGGCTTGAAGTACATG GCCACCTGGAACATGAGCATGCTGCAGACCGAAGACATCATCAAGTCCGCCCAGGCTGTCATGGAGAAGAAGACCCCCAAGCAGGTGGTCTATTCCAAGCTGTAG